A genome region from Anastrepha ludens isolate Willacy chromosome 3, idAnaLude1.1, whole genome shotgun sequence includes the following:
- the LOC128857752 gene encoding uncharacterized protein LOC128857752 codes for MNLQQKEKNQKFVPRCDTIPSSEEDTLLASSQETAESAKSKGSTSHSTPLPRKQQQQQKVIPQTSQKAADGTQRESQAARKHKSEGALMKSRYTKARFILSKIAKNELAGATDERDAADKLKYQQVVKEYEDFLSKKPKEDDNKKGDAKKRNRSQDVIDQAPKRPKVSSSIEETKQRPFSEVVKDNLLYALIDETTNSGKVVLQKWGQVEAKLSKLVLDKHVVGAQGGTLPSFDSAGVLRGCRVIKCDDDWSRVALEKCVVEINSTLEGLKLKLIPAKDIPCPPRARIWLPVMDLSGAEVLKYLKSHNPAVPMDDWAIVKAEKPQKSSMPFVLQINDECLPILKQQDNKMRFGLRKAKLKIFKADSNENEEDPDEVDNNIQLERLEKLDLAEDNNKPDA; via the coding sequence atgaatttacaacaaaaagaaaaaaaccaaaaattcgtGCCGCGCTGCGACACAATACCATCCTCCGAAGAGGATACCCTGCTGGCCTCCAGCCAAGAAACGGCTGAGTCAGCAAAGAGTAAGGGAAGTACCAGCCATAGCACACCCTTACcaagaaagcaacaacaacaacaaaaagttatACCACAAACATCGCAAAAGGCGGCAGACGGCACTCAGAGAGAGAGTCAGGCCGCACGAAAACACAAATCCGAGGGTGCCCTCATGAAATCTCGCTACACGAAGGCGAGGTTCATTCTAAGCAAGATTGCCAAAAATGAACTCGCTGGAGCGACTGACGAGCGCGACGCGGCTGACAAATTAAAATACCAGCAGGTGGTTAAGGAGTACGAAGACTTCTTATCCAAAAAACCCAAAGAGGACGACAACAAAAAAGGCGATGCGAAGAAGAGAAATAGGTCACAGGACGTGATCGATCAGGCACCGAAGAGACCTAAGGTGTCCAGCAGCATCGAAGAAACGAAGCAACGACCGTTCAGTGAGGTGGTTAAGGATAACCTCCTCTATGCACTGATCGACGAAACCACAAACAGTGGCAAAGTGGTCCTGCAGAAGTGGGGGCAAGTGGAGGCCAAACTGTCCAAGCTCGTGCTAGACAAGCATGTGGTTGGAGCACAGGGCGGAACTCTCCCTTCCTTTGATTCTGCCGGAGTACTTCGCGGCTGTAGAGTGATCAAGTGCGACGACGACTGGTCAAGGGTTGCCCTAGAAAAGTGTGTTGTTGAGATCAACAGCACACTGGAAGGCTTAAAACTTAAGCTTATTCCGGCCAAGGACATCCCTTGCCCTCCTCGCGCTCGCATCTGGCTACCGGTGATGGACTTGAGCGGTGCAGAAGTGCTGAAATACCTGAAGTCGCACAACCCTGCGGTGCCGATGGACGACTGGGCAATCGTGAAGGCAGAAAAACCGCAAAAGAGCAGCATGCCATTCGTTCTGCAGATAAACGATGAGTGCCTGccaatattaaaacaacaagaCAACAAAATGCGGTTTGGTCTGAGAAAGgccaaactgaaaattttcaaagcagacaGCAATGAAAATGAGGAAGACCCAGATGAGGTCGACAACAACATTCAGCTAGAAAGGCTAGAAAAGCTGGACCTAGCTGAGGACAACAATAAACCCGATGCCTAG